In Palaemon carinicauda isolate YSFRI2023 chromosome 38, ASM3689809v2, whole genome shotgun sequence, a single window of DNA contains:
- the LOC137630541 gene encoding uncharacterized protein: MAGLVADYSSSSEEEKDEEELAEQLSNRVIQKKPVNFFECPPDKEIEKEDVEPKKKSSSPVENDSKQTTNSLANPLRVDALPSPFGDDNSLSVFYNPFQKAQEDKKLLLEKHVKMTENPKDVVEINGKKICWNYRKGRCKFGHNCKYAHDSDVIQQADPPLETKDQQASSVPGSLSGWSYGELANYAIESEPATEESELKRKKRPGLSKGLVPNKKVLKMYRKQQAKESPWKLN, translated from the exons ATGGCTGGTCTCGTAGCCGATTATAGCTCTTCGAGCGAAGAAGAGAAAGATGAGGAAGAACTTGCGGAACAGTT gtCCAATCGTGTAATACAAAAGAAGCCAGTAAACTTCTTTGaatgtccacctgataaagaaatagAGAAGGAAGATGTGGAACCTAAGAAAAAGTCTTCGTCACCTGTTGAAAACGATTCTAAACAAACGACAAATTCTCTGGCAAATCCACTCCGAGTAGATGCTTTGCCATCTCCCTTTGGTGATGACAATTCCCTATCTGTATTTTACAATCCTTTCCAGAAAGCACAAGAAGATAAAAAATTACTGTTAGAAAAACATGTGAAAATGACAGAAAATCCCAAAGATGTTGTAGAGATTAACGGCAAAAAAATATGTTGGAATTATAGAAAAGGACGTTGTAAATTTGGCCACAACTGTAAGTACGCCCATGACTCTGATGTCATTCAGCAAGCTGATCCACCTCTGGAAACGAAAGATCAGCAGGCGTCCTCCGTGCCAGGCTCCCTTTCGGGCTGGTCATATGGGGAGCTCGCTAATTATGCGATTGAAAGCGAACCTGCTACCGAGGAGTCTGAGCTGAAGAGAAAAAAGCGTCCAGGCCTATCAAAGGGGCTTGTTCCAAATAAAAAGGTTCTGAAGATGTACCGGAAGCAGCAAGCCAAAGAATCACCGTGGAAGcttaattaa